The genomic DNA TTTATACCTGCTTTGAGAAGTTTCGGTACAGGCGCAAAGCCTGATGCAAGCTTCAGGTTGCTTTCGATGCAGTGTGCGACACCGACCTTTCTTTCTGCGAGTATCTCAATATCTCTGTCAGTCAGCCATACACAATGGGCTGCTGAGACGCGTTCTGAAAGAAAACCTATGGAGTCAAGATGTTCTACCGGTGTCTTTCCATACCGCTCTTTGCACTGGGCTACTTCAAACTCTGTTTCAGAAAGGTGGGTATGCAGTGCTACATCATATTTTTCAGCAAGCACTCTTGCACGTGTGTAATTATCAGGGCTGCAGGTAAATGTAGCGTGCGGCGCAACAGATGTAGTGACAAGTTCATTGCCCTTCCAATTCTTAATGTGCTCTTCAGCTTTTTTAAAGTAATCATCCGGGCCTGTCGCATAATCTTTCCACGGGAAGTCGATAATGCCGGAACCGAGGACAGCCCTCATTCCGATATTGGTCAGTTTTTCGCCTGCTATATTTTCATAGAAGTACATATCATTGAAGGTGGTGACTCCTCCCTTCAGCATCTCAAGGCATGCAAGTTCAACAGCATCGCCGACAAATTCGCTCGAAAGCCACTTCATCTCATTCGGCCATATATGATTCTGGAGCCATTCCTGCAGAGGAAGGTCATCGGCAATGCCCCTGAAATAGACCATTGCCGCGTGGGTATGTGTATTTACCAGGCCTGGGAAGACGACCTTGTCTTTGCCATCGGTGATATTTTTTGAAGTGTATTTTTTTGAGATGTCATAGAAGGTGTCAACGTCAATGATATCAGTTCCGGAAACAGCTACAGCGCCGTCATGGATAACTCTCAGGTCTCCTTCCATCGTCAGGAGATAGTCGGCCCTTATGATATGATCAACGTTTTGCATAACATCCTTTGAAATTACTCTATCAACTTCTCAGCAATCTGCACCGCGTTCAATGCAGCGCCTTTCCTGATGTTGTCTGCAACGATCCACATATTTATACCGTTC from Thermodesulfovibrionia bacterium includes the following:
- a CDS encoding amidohydrolase family protein gives rise to the protein MQNVDHIIRADYLLTMEGDLRVIHDGAVAVSGTDIIDVDTFYDISKKYTSKNITDGKDKVVFPGLVNTHTHAAMVYFRGIADDLPLQEWLQNHIWPNEMKWLSSEFVGDAVELACLEMLKGGVTTFNDMYFYENIAGEKLTNIGMRAVLGSGIIDFPWKDYATGPDDYFKKAEEHIKNWKGNELVTTSVAPHATFTCSPDNYTRARVLAEKYDVALHTHLSETEFEVAQCKERYGKTPVEHLDSIGFLSERVSAAHCVWLTDRDIEILAERKVGVAHCIESNLKLASGFAPVPKLLKAGIKVGLGTDGAASNNDLSILGEMATAAKVHKAVSGDPTVVNSKAALLMATKTGAEIIGLGDKTGSLKPGKKADLVIADLAKPHLMPLYDIYSHITYAMQPSDIETVMVNGKILLDKRRLMTGDEDAILDNARKWQDRIRSSK